Proteins from one Terriglobus tenax genomic window:
- a CDS encoding TolC family protein — MKMRWAFCLVLPLLSVAWAGAQQSTSPPLTLQQALDFAHKQNPSLLSAMQHVEAVKAGETTAGLRQNPVLTSSGQMVTLGPDDPNGPDFYTVGVQRLFERGNKRAIRLDAARATTALTDQQRVDLQRQTDFAIKQAFTRMLFAKDALRVSQDNLEGYRKTVALMQVRLDAGDMSRNDFSRVELQLAGFENDTDNARLALTQASTQLQSLMGIERPAAGFDVVGALDTAVPAITLEDLKQKALDTRPDVKAAAQQVAVNQAGVRLAYANGTSDPTVEGEYEHSGHANTAGFNLQIPIRVFDRNQGEKERAKYELESSRLALTATRNQAVADVDQAFQAYQTAQAQAARYRTKYLDEAKRVRDNLEFSYRNGQGTLLDYLSALQDYRSVNLQSLTANAQLQLAIHQLSFVTYTEILP; from the coding sequence ATGAAGATGCGCTGGGCATTTTGCCTCGTGCTACCGCTGTTGTCCGTAGCCTGGGCCGGGGCGCAACAGAGCACCTCACCGCCGTTGACCTTGCAGCAGGCGTTGGATTTTGCGCATAAGCAGAATCCGTCGCTGTTGTCGGCGATGCAGCATGTTGAGGCTGTGAAAGCCGGGGAGACGACCGCCGGTCTGCGCCAGAATCCGGTGCTGACCAGCAGCGGGCAGATGGTGACGCTGGGCCCGGATGATCCGAACGGCCCGGACTTTTACACCGTCGGCGTCCAGCGGCTGTTTGAGCGCGGAAACAAGCGGGCTATCCGGCTGGATGCGGCGCGCGCCACGACGGCGCTGACCGATCAGCAGCGTGTTGATCTGCAGCGTCAGACGGATTTTGCCATCAAGCAGGCGTTTACCCGCATGCTGTTTGCCAAGGACGCTTTGCGCGTCAGCCAGGACAACCTGGAAGGCTACCGGAAGACCGTGGCCCTGATGCAGGTGCGTCTGGATGCTGGCGATATGAGCCGTAATGATTTCTCCCGCGTGGAGCTGCAGCTTGCCGGCTTTGAAAACGATACCGACAATGCACGGCTGGCGCTGACGCAGGCATCTACCCAGCTGCAAAGCCTGATGGGCATTGAGCGGCCCGCGGCGGGCTTTGACGTGGTGGGAGCACTGGATACGGCAGTTCCTGCCATCACGCTGGAAGACCTGAAGCAGAAGGCGCTGGATACGCGGCCCGACGTCAAGGCGGCGGCGCAACAGGTGGCTGTAAACCAGGCTGGCGTACGTCTGGCTTATGCTAACGGAACCTCGGACCCGACGGTGGAAGGCGAGTACGAACACAGCGGCCACGCGAACACCGCCGGCTTCAACCTGCAGATTCCTATCCGCGTGTTTGACCGCAACCAGGGCGAGAAGGAACGCGCCAAGTATGAGCTGGAGTCAAGCCGCCTGGCGCTGACGGCGACGCGCAACCAGGCCGTGGCCGATGTGGACCAGGCCTTCCAGGCGTACCAGACGGCACAGGCGCAGGCCGCCCGCTATCGCACCAAGTACCTGGATGAGGCGAAGCGTGTGCGCGACAACCTGGAGTTCAGCTACCGCAATGGACAGGGCACGCTGCTGGACTACCTGAGCGCGCTGCAGGACTATCGCTCGGTGAACCTGCAGAGCCTGACGGCGAATGCGCAACTGCAGCTTGCGATCCACCAACTTAGTTTTGTGACCTATACGGAGATTCTGCCATGA
- a CDS encoding putative bifunctional diguanylate cyclase/phosphodiesterase produces MGICDIPSQSLLSDREVFRAHVQEAIDASRSGGTQVAVFLIDIHRLYEICSSLPEREAENFLQELARRVCQACPPDQVTGRIRLDEMVVLLRRTSREEVNRVGEALLRAFSVPVPVGLSGEIRLTASIGVSLLPSSNPTVTHLMRRADAALSMARRSTGERLFLYDSAAEEAEQRQVELERELRQVLVTGGLFLEFQPIVHLATGTMTGAETLLRWRTESGGLIMPGLFVPLAEHAGMMVAIGGWVIREAFRQWTTLKGHSQLRLAVNVTASQLADPQLLDVVEAGVAETAVNLDEVEFEITENTLLREDPRSIQQMYALREMGIKIVVDDFGTGYSSIGYLRRFPVDRLKIDRSFVMNIPESQKDCALTRAVLAMSEHLGIPVVAEGVEREEQRRFLELHGCSEAQGYLFSPPVKMNVLEKLPLLKLD; encoded by the coding sequence ATGGGAATCTGTGACATTCCTTCGCAGTCGCTGTTGAGCGACCGTGAGGTATTCCGTGCGCACGTGCAGGAAGCGATCGATGCAAGCCGCTCCGGCGGGACGCAAGTGGCCGTTTTTCTGATTGATATTCATCGTCTCTACGAGATTTGTTCCTCCCTCCCTGAGCGGGAAGCGGAGAATTTTCTGCAGGAACTGGCCCGTCGCGTGTGTCAGGCATGTCCGCCGGACCAGGTGACAGGCCGGATTCGTCTGGATGAGATGGTGGTGCTGCTGCGCCGGACCAGCCGGGAAGAGGTAAACCGTGTGGGCGAGGCGCTGCTGCGGGCCTTCAGCGTGCCGGTACCGGTCGGGCTCAGCGGAGAGATCCGTCTGACGGCGAGTATCGGAGTCAGTCTTCTTCCGTCCAGCAACCCCACGGTCACACATCTGATGCGGCGCGCCGATGCGGCGCTGAGCATGGCGCGGCGGTCCACCGGCGAGCGGCTCTTTCTCTATGACTCCGCGGCGGAAGAGGCTGAGCAACGTCAGGTGGAGTTGGAGCGGGAACTGCGGCAGGTGCTGGTGACAGGTGGCCTGTTCCTGGAGTTCCAGCCGATCGTGCACCTGGCCACCGGCACGATGACCGGCGCGGAGACATTATTACGTTGGCGGACCGAAAGTGGCGGCCTGATTATGCCGGGACTCTTTGTCCCTCTGGCCGAGCATGCCGGGATGATGGTGGCCATTGGGGGATGGGTGATCCGAGAAGCCTTCCGGCAGTGGACCACCCTGAAAGGGCACTCCCAGCTGAGGCTGGCGGTGAATGTGACGGCATCGCAACTGGCCGATCCGCAGCTTCTGGATGTGGTGGAGGCCGGGGTGGCCGAGACCGCCGTCAACCTGGATGAGGTGGAGTTTGAGATCACCGAAAACACGCTGTTGCGGGAAGACCCGCGCTCGATCCAGCAGATGTATGCCCTGCGCGAGATGGGCATCAAGATCGTTGTGGACGACTTCGGGACCGGATATTCGAGCATCGGTTACCTGCGGCGGTTCCCGGTAGACCGGTTGAAGATTGACCGCAGCTTTGTGATGAACATTCCCGAAAGCCAGAAGGACTGCGCTCTAACCAGGGCGGTGCTGGCCATGAGCGAGCATCTGGGGATTCCGGTGGTGGCCGAGGGAGTAGAGCGCGAGGAACAGCGGCGCTTCCTGGAACTGCACGGATGTTCTGAGGCGCAGGGATATCTGTTCTCTCCGCCGGTGAAGATGAATGTGCTGGAAAAATTGCCGCTGCTGAAACTGGATTGA
- a CDS encoding MBL fold metallo-hydrolase produces MSDLIRAERTLGDFRLTVCTDGTALFDGGAMFGVVPKTLWSRKVQADEQNRIAIGLNCLLVRTGRHNVLIETGFGNKLTSKQREIYGAQQLLPKSLAAAGISPEEIDIVINSHLHWDHCGWNMTGHPDGSVTPTFPNARYFAHRGEVLHGHQQHLRDAVSYVSDNYDPLIKAGQMTLIDKERMAVPEICGGIWVELYPGHTAQTMAIHIESKGEHAVFISDLIPTRHHLDVTWAMGFDLDPIRTIDERKRYFAQALPNHWLTIFPHDHELPMTYLKQDERGRVVPE; encoded by the coding sequence ATGAGTGACCTGATTCGCGCCGAGCGCACCCTCGGAGACTTTCGCCTGACCGTCTGTACCGACGGCACAGCCTTGTTCGATGGCGGAGCCATGTTCGGCGTGGTGCCCAAAACTCTGTGGTCCAGGAAGGTGCAGGCCGATGAGCAGAACCGCATCGCCATCGGCTTGAACTGCCTGCTGGTGCGCACCGGCCGCCACAACGTGCTGATTGAAACCGGCTTCGGCAACAAGCTCACATCCAAACAGCGCGAAATCTACGGCGCGCAGCAATTGCTGCCGAAGTCATTGGCCGCCGCCGGAATCTCTCCGGAAGAGATTGACATTGTCATCAACAGCCACCTGCACTGGGACCACTGCGGCTGGAACATGACCGGGCACCCCGACGGCAGTGTGACCCCCACCTTTCCCAACGCACGCTACTTCGCCCATCGCGGAGAGGTGCTGCACGGCCATCAGCAGCACCTGCGCGATGCCGTCAGCTATGTGTCCGACAACTACGACCCACTCATCAAGGCCGGGCAGATGACGCTGATCGATAAGGAACGCATGGCGGTGCCGGAGATATGCGGCGGTATCTGGGTGGAACTCTACCCCGGCCACACCGCGCAGACCATGGCCATCCACATCGAAAGCAAGGGCGAGCACGCCGTCTTTATCAGCGACCTGATCCCCACGCGTCACCACCTGGACGTCACCTGGGCCATGGGTTTCGATCTCGACCCCATTCGTACCATCGACGAGCGCAAACGCTACTTCGCGCAGGCTCTGCCCAACCACTGGCTCACCATCTTTCCGCACGACCACGAACTGCCGATGACCTACTTGAAGCAGGACGAACGAGGCCGCGTCGTCCCGGAGTAA
- the thiL gene encoding thiamine-phosphate kinase, whose amino-acid sequence MIEEIRRKSLHSNSFVRMGIGDDAAVLRPRRGEELVVTTDFSLESVHFAEFHPSFSVGYRCLARGISDVAAMGGRPLAAFLSIALSPKWAQNSAYMRDFLRGLHALAAQFDVVLAGGDTAGAPGPHTVADVIVIGAVPRGKALLRSGARPGDRIYVTGTLGGAAAELEALRSAPESFRKAKPNGTHPHLFPQPRVAVGRRLVGIASSCMDISDGISTDLRHLCKASGVGASLDAERLPLAAGATLEQALHGGEDYELLFTTSRRVPRSLAGVPVTEIGRITEDKAVRLVRDGRQKLLRRGGWEHLKERA is encoded by the coding sequence ATGATCGAGGAAATCCGGCGTAAGTCTTTGCACAGCAACAGCTTTGTCCGGATGGGCATTGGTGATGATGCTGCTGTGCTGCGACCCCGGCGGGGGGAAGAATTGGTCGTTACGACAGACTTTTCCCTCGAAAGCGTCCACTTCGCGGAGTTTCATCCGTCGTTTTCGGTGGGATACCGCTGCCTGGCGCGGGGCATCAGCGATGTCGCCGCCATGGGTGGGCGTCCTTTGGCAGCGTTCTTGAGCATCGCTTTGTCGCCCAAATGGGCGCAAAACAGCGCTTATATGCGCGATTTTCTGCGCGGATTGCACGCATTGGCAGCGCAATTTGACGTTGTTCTCGCCGGTGGCGACACTGCCGGCGCTCCCGGCCCGCACACCGTGGCCGACGTCATCGTCATCGGAGCCGTCCCGCGGGGAAAGGCCCTCCTGCGCAGCGGAGCACGCCCGGGAGACCGTATTTATGTCACCGGAACCCTGGGAGGCGCCGCCGCCGAGCTGGAGGCATTGCGCTCCGCTCCAGAGAGCTTCCGCAAAGCGAAGCCCAATGGCACGCATCCCCATCTGTTTCCCCAGCCAAGGGTGGCGGTGGGGCGCCGGCTGGTCGGAATAGCGTCCAGCTGCATGGACATCAGCGACGGTATTTCCACGGACCTGCGCCATCTCTGCAAGGCGTCAGGTGTGGGGGCAAGTCTCGACGCTGAACGGCTTCCCCTCGCCGCCGGCGCCACCCTGGAACAGGCGCTGCATGGCGGCGAAGACTATGAACTGCTATTCACCACCAGCCGCAGAGTTCCGCGTAGCCTTGCAGGAGTACCGGTTACAGAGATCGGAAGAATAACGGAAGATAAGGCGGTTCGCCTGGTCCGCGATGGACGGCAGAAGCTCCTGCGCCGTGGCGGATGGGAGCATCTAAAGGAACGTGCCTAG
- a CDS encoding TonB-dependent receptor, protein MRNLTYALRQLAVGLSLFVFAILAVPASFAQETTAAIQGVITDPTGAVVAGATVEATSEKLLQARRVTTDNRGYYRLSALPPGVYTLTVSGQGMTAKATNLQLNAGDLPSLNLKMAVGAETIIDVTDTLAIVDVTQSKVETTVSNEILQEIPKGRSFASVIPFAPGSRQEPLQSTSSNRNGGFQIDGASDSENVYSSDGVNISSVKSGGVGVSIPMEFVQDVQVKSSSFEAEYGGALGGVINIIQPRGTNNWHGSLFGYYRSSALNANDQCGFQGPNYYTLYNTSCGLRSVPGQGAVGRIDAPYEYYIARQDHYRIVDPGFTIGGPLLKDRLSLFASYVPDFIRIRRDANFTATNPGPRTFYQNTDTHFAFARVDYSATSKLHLFANWTNAITRSVGQLPNPESKIGQTNSSATTDPTTFRADGGWVAPSAVYSFGADYTINSTTLATVRYGYSFQNNGSRGTAQGLRYLYSGTAGASSTVQTSTGETIPTAYRNTSGFNNIGPNQPTVYDAYKRKQLTADIQHIQTGWAGTHTFKVGYAWMRQGTDTQQKFDYAYVQVFYGQNYSVGTGANVCDPIISANQTAYPAGVGTTPTGTAYTSTYGTCRGKYGYFTVVDGNNVLGKASGDSQALYIQDGWQVGHSGLTINAGVRFDKEYLPPYIPSAPSISFNFSQKVAPRIGVAYDVLHNGKLKVYGSYGKFFDLMKFGLPQGSFGGNYWHNCVYTLDNPNYTAIVPTAPAGSDGVRHGCGASGAAAGVTSNAVTDVNATGGGPGRFIENLDNRAFNNSPADPGVDPNIKPMQQHEWVVGSEFAMTPTLTISARYARKRLDWTIEDMGLNDNFGFYIGNPGTPYTDFVHRALPNIYDKAVSNNTANAAAFLNATGICPTCPAQPKAVRNYDGFEVSVQKTMGSKWFVKGFYTYSRLYGNYPGETSTFVTDSSGGRHAPSNNRSFDVPTMQFTSHGDPLSGPLPTDRPNTFQAFGSFRQKWILGESQLGLSQAIFQGTPVSTAVGTVGSTSAVQFVENQGNFVKVHLDSSGNLVSDGIIHGYRTPAYTQTDASLSHYVHVSKEHENRKFGVEMNFQNLLNQHAVMAYVEGLTTAAVNLTVPNSTNPTGYNYQLYETNWDYIGYANSLARNFSNQYGKPSIFQLARQIRIKVAYTF, encoded by the coding sequence ATGCGAAATCTAACCTATGCCCTCCGCCAACTGGCGGTGGGGTTGAGTCTCTTTGTATTCGCGATACTGGCCGTGCCTGCAAGCTTTGCGCAGGAAACGACCGCCGCGATTCAAGGCGTCATCACCGATCCAACAGGAGCAGTTGTTGCGGGAGCGACGGTAGAGGCTACCAGCGAAAAGCTGCTTCAAGCACGCAGGGTAACAACCGATAATCGCGGCTACTATCGCCTGAGCGCTCTTCCCCCTGGCGTGTACACGCTTACGGTATCCGGCCAGGGAATGACAGCCAAAGCCACCAATCTTCAACTGAATGCAGGTGACCTTCCAAGTTTGAACCTGAAGATGGCCGTGGGTGCGGAAACGATTATTGACGTCACGGATACGCTTGCCATCGTCGATGTTACGCAATCGAAAGTAGAGACCACAGTTTCCAACGAAATTCTGCAGGAGATTCCCAAGGGCAGGTCGTTTGCGTCGGTCATTCCGTTTGCTCCGGGTTCCCGCCAGGAGCCGCTGCAGAGCACCAGTTCAAACCGTAACGGCGGATTCCAGATTGACGGTGCATCCGACTCGGAGAATGTTTACTCCTCGGACGGCGTCAACATCAGCTCTGTAAAGAGTGGTGGTGTCGGTGTCAGTATCCCGATGGAGTTTGTTCAGGATGTGCAGGTGAAAAGCTCGAGCTTTGAAGCCGAATACGGAGGCGCGCTGGGTGGCGTCATTAACATCATTCAACCACGCGGGACCAATAATTGGCATGGCTCACTCTTTGGCTACTACCGGTCAAGTGCGTTGAACGCAAACGACCAGTGCGGTTTCCAGGGGCCGAACTACTACACGCTTTACAATACGTCCTGCGGCCTGCGCTCGGTTCCAGGACAGGGTGCCGTAGGCCGTATTGATGCTCCCTACGAGTACTACATCGCCAGACAGGACCACTATCGTATTGTTGATCCTGGCTTCACGATTGGCGGGCCACTGCTGAAGGACCGGCTCAGCCTTTTCGCAAGCTATGTTCCCGACTTTATCCGCATTCGCCGCGATGCGAATTTTACGGCGACTAATCCTGGTCCGCGCACCTTCTACCAGAACACGGACACGCACTTTGCCTTTGCCCGTGTGGATTATTCCGCGACTAGCAAGCTTCATCTTTTTGCCAACTGGACGAATGCAATTACACGTTCCGTAGGCCAGTTGCCTAATCCGGAAAGCAAGATCGGTCAGACCAACTCCAGCGCGACCACGGACCCAACGACCTTCCGTGCCGATGGCGGTTGGGTGGCTCCGAGCGCTGTCTACAGCTTTGGTGCCGATTACACCATCAACTCCACTACGCTTGCCACCGTCCGTTATGGATATTCGTTCCAGAACAATGGCTCACGCGGCACAGCGCAGGGACTTCGCTATCTTTACAGCGGCACGGCCGGCGCAAGCTCCACGGTGCAGACCTCGACCGGTGAAACAATTCCGACCGCATACCGCAATACCAGCGGCTTCAATAACATTGGCCCTAACCAACCGACCGTGTATGACGCATACAAGCGCAAGCAGCTGACCGCCGACATTCAACATATCCAGACAGGATGGGCAGGTACCCATACCTTCAAGGTGGGCTATGCGTGGATGCGCCAGGGAACGGACACACAACAGAAATTTGATTATGCCTACGTGCAGGTCTTCTATGGACAAAACTACTCAGTAGGTACGGGCGCGAATGTATGCGACCCGATCATCAGCGCCAACCAGACTGCGTATCCCGCTGGTGTTGGCACCACCCCCACAGGCACGGCCTATACCTCGACCTACGGCACATGCCGCGGCAAGTATGGCTACTTTACGGTTGTGGACGGCAACAACGTCCTAGGCAAGGCTTCCGGTGACAGCCAGGCGCTGTACATACAGGACGGATGGCAGGTGGGTCATAGCGGCCTGACCATCAATGCAGGTGTTCGCTTCGACAAAGAATACCTGCCGCCGTACATCCCATCGGCGCCAAGCATCAGCTTTAACTTTTCACAGAAGGTGGCTCCACGCATCGGCGTGGCGTATGACGTGCTGCATAACGGCAAGCTGAAGGTCTATGGAAGCTATGGCAAGTTCTTTGACCTGATGAAGTTTGGCCTGCCGCAGGGATCATTCGGCGGTAACTACTGGCATAACTGCGTCTACACGTTGGATAACCCGAATTACACGGCTATTGTGCCGACGGCGCCGGCAGGTTCTGATGGTGTGCGCCATGGCTGCGGCGCCTCCGGAGCCGCGGCGGGAGTAACATCCAATGCTGTAACTGACGTCAACGCAACCGGCGGCGGACCAGGCCGCTTTATCGAGAACCTGGATAACCGCGCCTTCAACAACTCGCCGGCTGACCCTGGCGTTGACCCGAACATCAAGCCGATGCAGCAGCACGAGTGGGTGGTGGGATCAGAGTTTGCGATGACGCCGACGCTGACCATCTCCGCACGGTATGCCCGCAAGCGCCTGGACTGGACGATTGAAGACATGGGCCTGAACGACAACTTTGGCTTCTATATCGGCAATCCAGGAACTCCGTATACGGACTTTGTCCATCGCGCGCTTCCGAATATCTATGACAAAGCCGTGAGCAACAACACGGCCAATGCCGCGGCCTTCCTGAATGCCACCGGCATCTGCCCAACCTGCCCCGCCCAGCCGAAGGCTGTGCGTAACTACGACGGCTTTGAGGTCAGCGTCCAGAAGACGATGGGAAGTAAGTGGTTCGTCAAAGGCTTCTACACATACAGCCGCCTTTACGGAAACTACCCGGGTGAAACCAGCACCTTTGTCACGGATAGCTCGGGTGGACGCCACGCCCCCAGCAACAACCGCTCCTTCGATGTCCCGACCATGCAGTTCACTTCCCATGGAGACCCGCTGAGCGGCCCGCTCCCCACGGACCGTCCGAATACCTTCCAGGCCTTCGGTTCGTTCCGGCAGAAGTGGATCCTGGGCGAGTCGCAACTTGGACTTTCGCAGGCGATCTTCCAGGGAACACCAGTGTCGACAGCGGTAGGTACCGTTGGTTCCACCTCTGCGGTGCAGTTCGTGGAGAACCAGGGGAACTTCGTCAAAGTTCATCTGGACAGCAGCGGCAATCTGGTCAGCGACGGCATCATTCACGGGTACAGAACGCCGGCCTATACCCAGACGGATGCCAGCCTCTCGCACTACGTGCATGTAAGCAAAGAACACGAGAACCGCAAGTTCGGCGTGGAAATGAACTTCCAGAACCTGCTGAACCAGCATGCTGTCATGGCCTATGTGGAAGGTCTGACTACGGCTGCGGTGAACCTGACCGTACCCAACAGCACCAACCCAACCGGCTATAACTATCAACTGTACGAAACCAACTGGGACTACATCGGTTACGCAAACTCGCTTGCGCGTAACTTCTCCAACCAGTACGGCAAGCCGAGCATCTTCCAGCTTGCACGTCAGATCCGCATCAAGGTGGCCTACACCTTCTAA
- a CDS encoding M20/M25/M40 family metallo-hydrolase: protein MKTLRLFVPVVLAASAVAQSGPIADKYKADADKIIAAAMKDTEGYDTLAYLTDHVGKRLSGSDALLKALDWGAETMKKAGFQNVHIEEAMVPHWVRGQEEASITAPFNKPLHMLGLGMSVGTPAEGITAPILFVPDLAALETIPAEQVKGKIVVFNPGWKGYGVGSMHRTTGASRAAAKGAVAVLVRSATGLALQTPHTGTLRYDESQPKIPAAAISVEDALLLERLAKEGEVKVHLKMEAHQEADQKAGNVIGEIPGTEHPEQVVVLGGHIDSWDVGQGAQDDGGGIISCFEAVNLIHKLGLKPKRTLRVVFWVNEENGGSGGRAYLKGLGDSVKNHVAAIESDGGVERPLGIGYTVAGGGAPSASVARRQAGANPSAAAGMAAMMGGPREPDESKLTPEEKKSWETMKQIASLLKPIGADSLTPNGGGSDIGPIVAAGVPSLSPRTVGEHYFDWHHTEADTLDKVDKEDFRKNIALLAVLSYVLADMDGQLVGHHSAAPRE, encoded by the coding sequence GTGAAGACGCTCCGTCTGTTTGTGCCTGTTGTTCTCGCTGCATCCGCCGTCGCCCAGAGTGGGCCGATTGCGGATAAATACAAGGCTGACGCCGACAAGATCATCGCTGCGGCGATGAAGGACACCGAGGGCTACGACACTCTCGCCTACCTGACCGACCATGTGGGCAAGCGCCTGTCGGGTTCCGATGCTCTGCTGAAGGCGCTGGACTGGGGCGCGGAGACGATGAAGAAGGCCGGCTTCCAGAATGTGCATATTGAAGAAGCCATGGTGCCGCACTGGGTGCGCGGCCAGGAAGAGGCGTCGATCACGGCTCCATTCAACAAGCCGCTGCACATGCTGGGCCTGGGCATGAGCGTGGGCACCCCCGCGGAAGGCATTACCGCGCCGATCCTGTTCGTACCGGATCTGGCTGCGCTGGAGACGATTCCGGCAGAGCAGGTGAAGGGCAAGATTGTGGTCTTCAACCCCGGCTGGAAGGGTTATGGCGTAGGCTCGATGCACCGCACCACCGGCGCCTCTCGCGCCGCAGCCAAGGGCGCCGTGGCGGTGCTGGTACGCTCGGCCACGGGGCTAGCGCTGCAGACGCCGCATACCGGCACGCTGCGCTATGACGAGAGCCAGCCGAAGATTCCCGCCGCCGCCATCTCCGTGGAAGACGCTCTTCTGCTGGAGCGGTTGGCCAAGGAAGGCGAGGTCAAGGTCCACCTGAAGATGGAAGCTCACCAGGAGGCCGATCAGAAGGCCGGCAACGTGATCGGCGAGATTCCCGGCACCGAGCATCCGGAGCAGGTAGTGGTTCTGGGCGGCCACATTGATAGCTGGGATGTAGGCCAGGGAGCCCAGGACGATGGTGGCGGCATCATCAGCTGCTTTGAGGCCGTGAACCTGATCCACAAGCTTGGTCTGAAGCCCAAGCGCACGCTACGTGTTGTCTTCTGGGTGAACGAGGAGAACGGCGGATCCGGCGGACGCGCCTACCTGAAAGGCCTGGGAGACAGCGTGAAGAACCATGTGGCCGCAATTGAGTCCGACGGTGGCGTGGAGCGTCCGCTGGGCATTGGCTATACCGTTGCCGGCGGCGGAGCACCGTCCGCCTCCGTGGCTCGCCGCCAGGCAGGCGCCAACCCCAGCGCGGCCGCCGGCATGGCAGCCATGATGGGCGGTCCGCGTGAACCGGATGAGTCCAAGCTGACGCCGGAAGAGAAGAAGTCGTGGGAGACGATGAAGCAGATTGCTTCCCTGCTGAAGCCGATCGGCGCGGACTCGCTGACGCCGAATGGCGGCGGATCAGACATCGGTCCGATTGTTGCCGCCGGTGTTCCTTCGCTGTCGCCGCGCACGGTGGGCGAGCACTACTTCGACTGGCACCACACGGAAGCCGACACGCTGGACAAGGTGGACAAGGAAGACTTCCGCAAGAACATTGCCCTGCTGGCCGTGCTGAGCTATGTACTGGCAGACATGGACGGGCAGCTTGTTGGACACCACTCCGCCGCACCGCGCGAGTAG
- a CDS encoding M23 family metallopeptidase translates to MKKRFYIVFVSRDEQGNLNKVPVPLHYAYIFVAAAVVGLFTIVGLAGSYSRMLIKTARFNQLRQDRESLRQDYARLQKANHEKDVQVASLGALANEVSALYGLTTSKLAGSSTAKLLEPKDPASAPLVDNSYFKSLDTFYTLRNSASSGLTARVLAPSFQTNRLGGMSSISDWETIADAPSLWPVMGPITSSFGQREDPILGNGEGEFHKGVDISAVLGTPVRATADGMVEMAAFGNGYGLEVVIDHGHNLKTVYGHLSGFNVTTGQQVTRGQIIGFAGHSGRSTGSHVHYEVRIRNTPVNPHKYLRESYASTMTVAGNH, encoded by the coding sequence TTGAAGAAGCGCTTTTACATTGTCTTCGTCTCGCGTGATGAGCAGGGAAATCTGAACAAGGTTCCTGTTCCTCTGCATTACGCCTATATCTTTGTCGCCGCGGCGGTGGTGGGTCTGTTTACCATCGTCGGCCTGGCCGGCTCCTATTCGCGGATGCTGATCAAGACGGCGCGCTTCAACCAGCTTCGCCAGGACCGTGAATCGCTGCGCCAGGATTACGCCCGCCTGCAGAAGGCGAACCACGAAAAGGATGTACAGGTGGCCTCCCTCGGCGCGTTGGCGAACGAGGTCTCTGCCCTGTACGGATTGACAACGAGCAAGCTTGCCGGATCCTCGACGGCCAAGCTCCTGGAGCCCAAGGATCCCGCCTCAGCTCCGCTGGTCGACAACAGCTACTTCAAATCGCTGGACACCTTCTATACGCTGCGCAACTCCGCCAGTTCCGGCCTGACGGCCCGCGTGCTTGCGCCGTCGTTCCAGACCAACCGCCTGGGCGGCATGAGCAGTATTTCGGACTGGGAGACGATTGCGGACGCTCCTTCCCTATGGCCGGTCATGGGACCGATTACCTCCAGCTTCGGCCAGCGTGAAGACCCAATCCTGGGGAATGGCGAAGGCGAGTTCCACAAGGGCGTAGACATCTCTGCCGTACTGGGAACCCCGGTACGCGCCACCGCGGACGGCATGGTGGAAATGGCCGCCTTCGGTAATGGCTATGGCCTTGAAGTGGTAATCGATCACGGCCACAACCTGAAGACGGTCTATGGCCATCTTTCCGGCTTCAATGTAACGACCGGGCAGCAGGTGACGCGCGGGCAGATTATCGGCTTTGCCGGTCACTCGGGCCGCTCGACCGGATCGCACGTTCATTACGAGGTCCGCATCCGCAATACACCGGTGAACCCGCACAAGTATCTGCGTGAGAGCTATGCCAGCACGATGACGGTCGCCGGCAACCACTAG